A portion of the Streptomyces sp. NBC_00376 genome contains these proteins:
- a CDS encoding ABC transporter permease codes for MLAYLIRRLFAVVIMVLVVLLATFTIFFMLPKWAGQDVAVLFAGKATGVEQLQGIRIKLGLDDPLLVQFWDFVKGIPMGRDYANGADVTHCAAPCFGYSFRTEVPVWTTLKDALPVTGALAAGACVLWLLGGVATGVVSALRRGSIWDRAAMTTALAGVSLPIFFTGMVAMGLFVHNFGWVKIADNLSTDDGIGTWFQTLILPWIVLAFLNAAMYARLTRATMLEVLGEDYIRTARAKGLGEGTVITRHALRSAMTPILTVFGLDIGVLLGGAVLTESTFNLPGLGLAAVQAISNKDLPVILGVTLFAALAIAVANLVVDIMYAVIDPRVRLG; via the coding sequence GTGCTTGCTTATCTCATCCGGCGCCTGTTCGCCGTAGTCATCATGGTGCTCGTCGTACTGCTCGCGACGTTCACCATCTTCTTCATGCTGCCCAAGTGGGCGGGTCAGGACGTCGCAGTCCTCTTCGCCGGCAAGGCAACGGGTGTCGAGCAGCTCCAGGGCATCCGGATCAAACTGGGTCTCGACGACCCCCTTCTCGTCCAGTTCTGGGACTTCGTCAAGGGCATCCCGATGGGGCGCGACTACGCGAACGGTGCCGATGTCACCCACTGCGCGGCGCCCTGCTTCGGCTACTCCTTCCGCACGGAGGTCCCCGTCTGGACCACCCTCAAGGACGCGCTGCCCGTGACCGGCGCGCTCGCCGCCGGTGCCTGCGTGCTGTGGCTCCTCGGCGGTGTCGCCACCGGTGTGGTGTCCGCGCTCCGGCGCGGCAGCATCTGGGACCGCGCCGCGATGACCACCGCGCTCGCCGGTGTCTCGCTGCCGATCTTCTTCACCGGCATGGTCGCCATGGGCCTGTTCGTGCACAACTTCGGCTGGGTGAAGATCGCCGACAACCTCTCCACGGACGACGGCATCGGCACCTGGTTCCAGACGCTGATCCTGCCGTGGATCGTGCTCGCCTTCCTGAACGCCGCGATGTACGCCCGCCTCACCAGAGCCACCATGCTCGAAGTGCTCGGCGAGGACTACATCCGCACCGCCCGCGCCAAGGGCCTGGGCGAGGGCACCGTCATCACCCGGCACGCCCTGCGGTCCGCGATGACGCCGATCCTCACCGTCTTCGGCCTCGACATCGGCGTGCTCCTCGGTGGCGCCGTCCTCACCGAGTCCACGTTCAACCTGCCCGGTCTCGGGCTCGCGGCGGTCCAGGCGATCAGCAACAAGGACCTGCCGGTGATTCTCGGCGTCACCCTGTTCGCGGCTCTCGCGATCGCCGTCGCCAACCTCGTCGTCGACATCATGTACGCCGTCATCGACCCGCGAGTGAGGCTGGGATGA
- a CDS encoding ABC transporter ATP-binding protein, which produces MTELHKSGAALGEPSPAGSPAPTAFLEVRDLKVHFPTDDGLVKSVDGLNFQLEKGKTLGIVGESGSGKSVTSLGIMGLHTTGQYGKRKAQVSGEIWLDGKELLSADPVEVRKLRGRDMAMIFQDPLSALHPYYTIGKQIVEAYRVHHSVDKKTARKRAVEMLDRVGIPQPDKRVDSYPHEFSGGMRQRAMIAMSLVNNPELLIADEPTTALDVTVQAQILDLIRDLQKEFGSAVIIITHDLGVVAELADDILVMYGGRCVERGPAEKVFYEPRHPYTWGLLGSMPRLDRDQTDRLIPVKGSPPSLINIPSGCAFNPRCPYADVPKDDVTRTVRPELQEVGSRHWAACHMSPEQRERIWTEEIAPKL; this is translated from the coding sequence ATGACCGAACTGCACAAGAGCGGTGCCGCGCTGGGCGAACCTTCCCCGGCCGGCTCGCCCGCTCCCACCGCCTTCCTCGAAGTGCGCGACCTCAAGGTGCACTTCCCGACCGACGACGGCCTGGTCAAGTCCGTCGACGGGCTCAACTTCCAGCTGGAGAAGGGCAAGACCCTCGGCATCGTCGGCGAGTCCGGCTCCGGCAAGTCGGTCACCTCGCTCGGCATCATGGGCCTGCACACCACCGGTCAGTACGGCAAACGCAAGGCCCAGGTCTCCGGCGAGATCTGGCTGGACGGCAAGGAACTGCTGTCCGCCGACCCCGTCGAGGTCCGCAAGCTGCGCGGCCGCGACATGGCCATGATCTTCCAGGACCCGCTGTCCGCGCTGCACCCGTACTACACGATCGGCAAGCAGATCGTGGAGGCCTACCGGGTCCACCACAGCGTCGACAAGAAGACCGCGCGCAAGCGGGCCGTCGAGATGCTCGACCGGGTCGGCATCCCGCAGCCCGACAAGCGCGTCGACAGCTACCCGCACGAGTTCTCCGGCGGCATGCGCCAGCGCGCGATGATCGCCATGTCGCTGGTCAACAACCCCGAGCTGCTGATCGCCGACGAGCCGACGACCGCGCTGGACGTCACCGTCCAGGCGCAGATCCTCGACCTGATCCGGGACCTGCAGAAGGAGTTCGGCTCCGCGGTCATCATCATCACCCACGACCTGGGCGTGGTGGCCGAGCTCGCCGACGACATCCTCGTGATGTACGGCGGGCGCTGCGTGGAGCGCGGACCGGCCGAGAAGGTGTTCTACGAGCCCCGGCACCCCTACACCTGGGGCCTGCTGGGTTCGATGCCGCGCCTCGACCGTGACCAGACGGACCGGCTCATCCCGGTCAAGGGTTCCCCGCCCTCGCTCATCAACATCCCGTCGGGCTGTGCCTTCAACCCGCGCTGCCCGTACGCGGACGTGCCGAAGGACGACGTCACCCGTACCGTACGGCCCGAGCTCCAGGAGGTCGGCAGCCGGCACTGGGCGGCCTGCCACATGTCGCCGGAGCAGCGGGAGCGTATCTGGACCGAAGAGATTGCGCCCAAGCTGTGA
- a CDS encoding ABC transporter substrate-binding protein, producing MSTVTSKRRLTAGAALVVAALMTTTACGGGDSDSEGGGSSKGAGFNAAFNKVANPSTKKGGTLKMVGKQDLDSADPQRAYYGMAWDFMRFYTRQLVSYDTKPGAASTKLVGDLATGPGEITDGGKTYTYKLRSGLTWEDGSKLTSKDVKYGIERIWATDTITGGPQYLMQTLDPKGEYKGPYKDKSADKLGLKSIETPDDNTIIFKLPKPNGDFEQFLAMPSGSPVKADKDTGAKYTQRPFSSGPYKFEEYKPGKSIVLVRNDKWQKASDPLRAALPDKVTVTISANLEENDKKLMEGDYDVDLNGTGMTQSGRVTAVQKHKDSVDNMQTSFVRYVALVHTAKPLDDVHCRKAVFYATDFAGLQQTRGGEIAGGAIANSTLPVSIKGHSDYDPYGVLARKGKPDLAKAKDELKQCGHPTGFATKLTARNNNPGEVDAAEALQEQLGKVGIKIEVDPLDGAEASSITGSPSVVKKRGYGMTMSGWGPDFPSGQGFGQPLWDSRFLADTGNYNESQLKDPEIDKIFDRAIAETDPVKAGEIYKELDKRILDQADWMPFIYEKNITWRGNRLTNAYMSDAYNGRYDYVSLGVVK from the coding sequence ATGTCCACAGTTACCTCGAAACGACGGCTCACCGCTGGTGCGGCCCTCGTGGTCGCGGCGCTGATGACCACCACGGCGTGCGGCGGCGGCGACAGCGACAGCGAAGGCGGCGGCAGCTCGAAGGGCGCCGGCTTCAACGCGGCGTTCAACAAGGTCGCCAACCCGTCCACCAAAAAGGGTGGAACGCTGAAGATGGTCGGCAAGCAGGACCTCGACTCCGCCGACCCCCAGCGTGCCTACTACGGCATGGCCTGGGACTTCATGCGCTTCTACACCCGCCAGCTGGTCTCGTACGACACCAAGCCGGGCGCGGCCTCCACCAAGCTGGTCGGCGACCTGGCCACCGGCCCCGGTGAGATCACCGACGGCGGCAAGACCTACACGTACAAGCTGCGTTCCGGCCTGACCTGGGAGGACGGCTCCAAGCTGACCTCCAAGGACGTCAAGTACGGCATCGAGCGCATCTGGGCGACGGACACCATCACCGGTGGCCCGCAGTACCTGATGCAGACGCTGGACCCCAAGGGCGAGTACAAGGGCCCCTACAAGGACAAGTCCGCGGACAAGCTCGGCCTCAAGTCGATCGAGACGCCCGACGACAACACCATCATCTTCAAGCTGCCCAAGCCCAACGGTGACTTCGAGCAGTTCCTCGCCATGCCGTCCGGCTCGCCCGTGAAGGCGGACAAGGACACCGGCGCGAAGTACACCCAGCGCCCGTTCTCCTCCGGCCCGTACAAGTTCGAGGAGTACAAGCCGGGCAAGAGCATCGTGCTCGTCCGCAACGACAAGTGGCAGAAGGCGTCCGACCCGCTGCGCGCCGCGCTCCCGGACAAGGTCACCGTGACGATCTCCGCCAACCTGGAGGAGAACGACAAGAAGCTGATGGAGGGCGACTACGACGTCGACCTCAACGGCACCGGCATGACCCAGTCCGGCCGCGTCACCGCCGTCCAGAAGCACAAGGACAGCGTCGACAACATGCAGACGTCCTTCGTCCGCTACGTCGCGCTCGTCCACACCGCGAAGCCGCTGGACGACGTCCACTGCCGCAAGGCCGTCTTCTACGCCACCGACTTCGCCGGTCTCCAGCAGACCCGCGGTGGCGAGATCGCCGGTGGTGCGATCGCCAACAGCACCCTGCCGGTCTCCATCAAGGGCCACAGCGACTACGACCCGTACGGCGTCCTCGCCCGCAAGGGCAAGCCGGACCTCGCCAAGGCCAAGGACGAGCTGAAGCAGTGCGGTCACCCGACCGGCTTCGCCACCAAGCTCACCGCCCGCAACAACAACCCGGGCGAGGTCGACGCCGCCGAGGCGCTCCAGGAGCAGCTCGGCAAGGTCGGCATCAAGATCGAGGTCGACCCGCTCGACGGCGCCGAGGCGTCCAGCATCACCGGCTCGCCGTCCGTCGTGAAGAAGCGCGGCTACGGCATGACGATGAGCGGCTGGGGCCCGGACTTCCCGTCCGGCCAGGGCTTCGGCCAGCCGCTGTGGGACAGCCGGTTCCTCGCGGACACCGGTAACTACAACGAGTCGCAGCTGAAGGACCCGGAGATCGACAAGATCTTCGACCGGGCGATCGCGGAGACCGACCCGGTCAAGGCCGGCGAGATCTACAAGGAGCTCGACAAGCGGATCCTCGACCAGGCCGACTGGATGCCCTTCATCTACGAGAAGAACATCACCTGGCGCGGCAATCGTCTGACGAACGCCTACATGTCCGACGCCTACAACGGCCGTTACGACTACGTCTCGCTCGGCGTCGTCAAGTAG